The genomic stretch ACATGCATCATTGTACAAAGTCAACAAGTGTCCCGGTTTTGAGATAGCCTCATGGCATTCCACCCTACCCGGCTCACGTAGCAGAATCTACTTTTCACTGATCATAATACTCCATGGCTCCTGTACACCCCATCTGGCAACTTCGGCAACATCCTCGTCGGCACGGTACTCAAATCCGAAGGAACCCATAATAAACCCACCTGTGAAGAAGGTTATCCGACGTGGCTGGCCCCAGACACGGATCCCGCGCACAGGATACAAACCGATTCTACGAAGCCCCCAGTCATACTGCTGGGGTCCGCTTGCGGCACCGGGCGACTGCACCAGATCATTCACGTAGCTTTCGAACGCACGACGACTGAGCTCGAACCGGCTATTCAGTAGCCAACTATTCGTAACCGCTACCGCCAGCGTTAGTGCGCACACTGGCGCAACACACCAAGTCCACAGAACAGCGACACCGTTGGCATGGACGCGCGGCTGATCCTTCTGGATGCGCGACGCTCCATTCGTTCCGCCTTCGCAGATGCAAGGGTTCCCGTCTGGCACGCCCTTGGCCCGCTCCGTTTGGCCAGCACGCAGTCTCCGACGAAGCCTTAGCATCCATGCGGTAACGCTCGTCAGAAGCCCGAGTGGAATAATCAGCGTGAGCATGGGCGAAAGAGGGTATACTCCCCAACCTAGCGCGAACAGGCCGCCTGGACTACTAAATGCATCGAGCAGAAGGACGGTGCTAAGTGCGCAGACGAGGCACTCTACCACCGTCGGCGGCGCGCCTTGCTGCCGGCCCCTCGTACGACTCTCACGTTCATCTTCGCCATGAAACATCGATCGATCCTGCCTCTCCACACACCTCCCCACACTGGCGCTTCGCACGTAGCCTCCAGGGAGAATGCGGCGGCAGCATTACTCCGATGACTCACTCTGTTATGCTGAGGGTCAAGCGGCCAACATGGCCCCACAGAGTCCCACTGTACTTCGTGCGACAAGGTGTGCAACCCGAAACCCTGGTGCTTTCGATGAGAAAGAGGTTCCAATCCCAGCCTGCTCTGATCATCCGCTCCCGGGCGACCGTGGGATCCAACCAGCCAGGCCGTTTGTATTGGCATTCTGTTTCTGCAATCCTGTGTATCGTGGTAAGTCTCCATCCTTGCATTAGAGAAATACTACCCCGAAGTGTAATATCATCGTTGATATCATGGATGCCCATGGCAACACGCAATATTGGATCCTTGACATTTAGGCTATCGGCGCATTTCCGGCGCATCCGACCCCACAGCAAGTAATTCAGCTCGGATGTCCAATAGCACCCGCCTCGATACGTAACTGTGCCCTCACACTGCCCTGCACCACATGTTCCGGCGCGGAAGCCAGCCAAAGCCAGCGAGTCACCGCTCCCCGCGGCATAGAACTCATGAATATCCCAGCCGCGCGCAGGATCTAGCATTTTTGAATGGCACAGGACATACTGCTGTTGTGGCTGAAGCGCGTTAAAGGCCCATTCAAGGCGGGCAAGCAGCTTGTCCAATTTTCGAGTGACATCGACGCCACACGCGCATTCGCTGCTTAGGCCCAGCCCGTCGAAGAGTTGCCCAGGACGGTTACCGACGTACGCGTAGAGATTCATCCCCCCCTCCTCCTCAATCGGGTCCCTCGACACCCACCGTCCCAGCGCGGGCGAGTAGTAGCGATAGCCCCAGTACCCCAGCCCGGTTTCGTCGTCCCACTGCTTCGTGCTGAAGCGCCAGGCGTTCTCGGAAGCGTACGCGCCCTCGGCCTTCGTCACGCCGCCGTAGGGGTCGTACTCGTAGTGGGCCACGACGGCGCCGGCCGGGTCGGATGCCGTATGCGACCAGTCCACCACCTGCCCCACGTTGCCGTTCGCGTCGTACAGGTAGACGTAATCCACGGGATCGTCGGGCTCGGGCGCGCCGCTCACGTCGTACTTCCGCACGGCCAACAGCCCGCCGATCGTCCCGGCCTGCTCCAGCGAGTTCACGGCGCCATTCAGACCCGCGAGGTCCAACCCCCAGGTGAACTTGCGGATCACATCCTCAGGGCCGCCCGCGGGCACGTCGATCTCCAGCAGCATCCGCCAGCCCGACCACAGGAACTTCCGGTCCAGCGACGGCGCACTCGCCCAGTTGCTCGTCTGCTCATCCCACGGCGTCACGGTCTTCCGCACCCGCCGCCAAGCCGAATCATACCCGAAATCCACCCGGCTCATCCCGGCCGCCTCCGTCCCCGCGACCGGCCGCACGCGGACCAGCCGGTTCTCGGCGTCCCAGTCGTAGGCGGTGGCCGGTCCGGTCCAGCCAGCCGTGATCGCCGCGATAAACATCGACTGGTCCGCGGTGGTCACGGTCCCGTCGCCGTTCAGATCGCCGTTGAGGGCCGGGCAGTCGAACGGCCAGGTCTCGGTGCCCGCGAAATACTTGATCGCCCGGATGAAGAGCGTCAGGTCGGCGAAGTTCACCACCCCGTCGCAGTTCATGTCGCCCGCCAGCGTCATCATGATCAGGTTGCCGTCGGCATCGCAATAATTCCGCGCCTAGCCGATCAATCCAAGGCTGTTTTGTTCCCACTCGCCAAACGACTGCCACCAACAACACGCCGCACGCCCCGCCATGCCGCACCTACAGCGACGCCAACACTATTATGAGGGCATGGTCTCATGATCTGATTCCATGATCACCAGCCGTGCGTTGACAGTGATGACCACACTCTGGGCATATTCCACTTACGTTTCCTGTAAGGTTGTATCCACACATTCGGCACGCACCAAGCCGCAGTTGATTCCTGGGCTTCAGCACAACCCAACCACAAATCAGTAGCAGTGGCACCGTGACCCACCAGATTGGAACACGCACGTACAGGATGCCAGACGTCCGGATTCTGATCCACTCCGGCATCCACGTGACCTTACGCCAGCTACGCGGCGTGACAAACACCGTATGGTCAATGGATGATTCCGCACGCGCGCTCTTGAACCAGAGGCGTACAGAGCACTCAGTCATTTCAATGTCAAAGCGCGGACAATAAAGACCCACCGTGACGAGATATGATGCCGTAGTGCCTAGGGCGCACGCAACGGCCACGGCGTATGCGCTCCAGGACGCAAATCGGCGATCAAGGACTAGCCCTGACGGCATAGCACAACCTACATTTCGGCATCGATACAGGAGTCGTCGACCGTTACATAGTCACCGGGCCCCTGCGCGCAGAAGTTCTCGACCGTAGGTTGGCGGCCTTGAAGCCATACATCTCCAAGTCTCTGGAGAGTATTGTCACCCTTCGGGTCGGCGACGGTATCCATGCAGCAGTGCTGTAACGCATTCTTCAACGCATCAGGCATCATTGCCATCCAGCTTATCTTCGCTTCACCAGTCTTCTTGTCCGGGCCGTAAAGTATTATCGCGACATCCGGAGCCGACGTGGCCCCACCTGAAACAAACGTCATATATGCTTCCATAGCGCTCGCTGCGTGCCGGACCACACCTCTGTTCGCTAAACTAGAGGTTACTCTCTGGAGTTCCGGGCATTTGCATCCTTCAAGTGTCATCCATTTTGCAAAGGCTGCCATTGGAAGCGTCTGATTGAGTAACAAGAGGCTATCTCAAAACCTCTGAAAGCAAGAGAAGCGTACAGGTCATATGCAAGAAGCCGCTGAACAGGCAGCTCGACTTCTCCCAACGGATGCAGAGCCGGCGGTAGTTCTGGATCCAGGAGATCGTCCGCTCCACCGTCCAGCGCCGCTTGGCGCTGCAGCGGCGGCGGTCCTGTGTCACATTCTCCGGCTTGCGGTTGCCGCGATGCGGCGCGATCATTTCCATGCCGCGCTGTGCGAGCTCTTCGTCGAGCTTGTCGCTGTCGTACGCCTTGTCGCCGATCACGCGCGGCGGCGTCTCGCGCGTCAGCACGAAGTCGAACAGCGCCTGCACGCAGCGGCTCGTGGGCGTCCGCCGGCGCGGTATCGATCGCCACCGGCAACCCGCGAGCATCGACCAGAACCATGATTTTCACGCCTTTTCCGAGGTGGCCGCGCCCGATCCCATCACCGCCGCCCCGGGCCTTGGCGAAGGTGCCGTCGATGAAGCATTCGTACACGCGGTACGCGCCGCGCCGTTCGACCAGGGCGTCCGGCGGCCCGCATGGCCTGCTCAAAGAGCCCTTCGCGCGTCCAGCCGCTGGAACCAACGGTGCACCGTGGCCCGCGCGCCGAACTCGCGCGGCAGGTCCTTCCACTTCGCGCCGTTGTCCAGCATCCAGAAGATGCCGCGCGTCCGCCGCTTGTCCGCGACGGGCCGTCCGCCCTTCGGACTCTTCGGCCGATCCGGAATCCTGTCCGCCAGCCAATCCAATTGCTCATTCGTGAGTGTCAACATGCATCATTGTACAAAGTCAACAGGTGTCCCGGTTTTGAGATAGCCTCAAGTCACCCAACACATCCACCTTTTGGTTCCGTCGAATGTCCGCACTAAGCGATTCAGTCTGTGCTAGATACGCTTGGTATGTGATGAGCCCTTTACGGAACTCATCGTGTGCTTTCCTGATCGTCGCGATGTCGTTCACAATAAGCTGGCGCGCCTCGTTGCGGGCCGCGCGAACCGCCAGGAATGGTGACACAAAGGTATTTTGCCACCAACTGATGCACTTTTGCATATCGAGACCAAGTGCATCAAACGCGAGCGAGGCAGCGTTGCCAATGTACCTATATACGTGACTATCCGCGCTCTCCCCAATCGGATCCCGCGACATCCACCTTCCCATGCTCGGCGAGTAGTAGCGGTAGCCCCAGTACCCCAGCCCGGTCTCGTCGTCCCACTGCTTCGTGCTGAAGCGCCAGGCGTTCTCGGACGCGTACGCGCCTTCGGCCTTGGTCACGCCGCCGTAGGGGTCGTACTCGTAGTGGGCCACAATGGCCGCGGACGCTTGACCGGCCGGCTTCGACCAGTCCACCACCTGCCCGACATTGCCCAGCGCGTCGTACAGGTAGACGTAATCCACCGGATCGGCCGGCGACGGCCCGCCGCTCAGGTCGTACTCCCGCACGGCCAGCAGCCCGCCGATGGTGCCCGCCGATTCGAGCGAGTTCACCGCCCCGCCCAAGCCCGCGAGGTCCAGACCCCAGGTGAACGACCGCAGCACGGCTTCCCCGCCGCTCGCCGGCACGTCCGTCTCCAGCAGCAGCCGCCAGCCGGACCAGAGGTACTTCCGGTCCAGCGACGGGGCACTCGCCCAATTGCTCGTCTGCTCGTCCCACGGCGTCACGGTCTTCCGCACCCGCCGCCAGGACGAATCATACACGAATTCGACCTTGCTGACACCCGCGGCCTCGGTCCCCGCGACCGGCCGCACTGTCACGAGCCGGTTCTCGGCATCCCAATCATAGGCGGTCGAAGGCCCGGTCCAACCGGCGTTGAGCGCCGCACTGTAGCCGTTAATGTCGGAAACCGTCACGACCCCGTCACCGTTGAAGTCGCCGTTGAGCGCGGGGCACTCGAAGGGCCACGTGTCGGTGCCGTTGAAATAACGAATGGCCCGCAGGAGCAGACCGGTGTCCGTGCTGTTGATCACCCCGTCGCAGTTCATGTCGCCCGCCAGCGTCATCATGATCAGGTTGCCGTCCGCATCATGATAGTACTTCGACTTGCCGGGCGCGCCGCCCGTGAGCATCGCAGTCTCGTACTGGTTCAGCGCGTTCGCCACGTACCCGGTCGCGAGCTGCACAAGCTGGCTCTGCTCGTCGCGGTACTGCCGCTCGTGCGTCACGCGGTTCCCGATCGGGTCATAGACGAAGCCCCAGATGTCGTCGCCGCGCTCCGAGGACGTCAGCTCGTTGCGGTCATTGTACCCGAAAGTCTGCGGGATCGGGGTCGCTTGATTTCACAATCACCGCACCGGATGCGATTCTCGCGACACCGCCACCTCGTCGGAAACCTGCCACCAGTGAAGAAGTACTCCATTGAGATCCCGCACCAAGAACTCCGCATTTACGTGCACCGGATCTCGTGGATCTATGAAGGGTTCTCGGTGAAGGGTGCTCAGAATAACGATATGCTCCGAATACTCAATTGGCGAGTACTCGCGGATCAACTCCGTACCCTGCCACAAGGACAAGGACAGAATCCGACACTCAAGTCTTATCGTGCGACACGCAGCTGGCGGAGGATTCCATTGCAGCGAGACGTCGAGACGATAACTACGAATGAGCCCACTCTCCGGATCGATTGCGTCATCACCATCAGAAGCGATCAAAAATGACCCCGTGCGATATGTCAGCCAGGAGTCTAGAAACCGCTCACGCAGCGCACTCTTGAGGTGTCCACCTTGATGTCGCCGCCATAGCTCATCGGCCGCTTCTGCGGAGCCTCGATTGACGTATCGCTGGAGGAGTGATTCCGAAGACATCAACCGGTGCGCTGCGGCGACTACGAGTGTGGGGCCCGACCTCATCGCTGCAGCTGCAACCACCAGCAAGGCAACGACTATAGTCAGGCATCGGAGCCGCCGCCACCACATGCGACCACGCGCATTTCTGTTGTCTGCATACCGAATCGTCATGACATCACAATGGCAATGACGTTGCCATGAGGCTATCTCAAAACCGGGACACCTGTTGACTTTGTACAATGATGCATGTTGACACTCACGAATGAGCAATTGGATTGGCTGGCGGACAGGATTCCGGATCGGCCGAAGAGTCCGAAGGGCGGCCGGCCCGTCGCGGACAAGCGGCGGACGCTGCGCGGCATCTTCTGGATGCTGGACAACGGCGCGAAGTGGAAGGACCTGCCGCGCGGTTCGGCGCGCGGGCCACGGTGCACCGTTGGTTCCAGCGCTGGACGCGCGAAGGGC from Phycisphaerales bacterium encodes the following:
- a CDS encoding transposase, which codes for MQALFDFVLTRETPPRVIGDKAYDSDKLDEELAQRGMEMIAPHRGNRKPENVTQDRRRCSAKRRWTVERTISWIQNYRRLCIRWEKSSCLFSGFLHMTCTLLLLSEVLR
- a CDS encoding transposase, with amino-acid sequence MLTLTNEQLDWLADRIPDRPKSPKGGRPVADKRRTRGIFWMLDNGAKWKDLPREFGARATVHRWFQRLDARRAL